One window of the Spea bombifrons isolate aSpeBom1 chromosome 8, aSpeBom1.2.pri, whole genome shotgun sequence genome contains the following:
- the ASB6 gene encoding ankyrin repeat and SOCS box protein 6 yields the protein MPFLHGFRRIIFEYQPLVDEILGAVGIQDPEQPEVSQASNSQLVGDNDKFVTLNELLERHSQSAYYKEGVSYSLLKVAELGLVPAAEILLQYGADLIFEDPVTYYTALHIAVLRNQPDMVELLVQSGADVNKRDRIHESSPLDLASEEPERLPCLQRLLDLGADVNAADKNGKTALLHALASSDGVQIHNTENIRLLLEGGADVKATTKDYDTVFSCIIFLLGETVGADKEEAKLINHFCFRVSQLLMAHGADPSDCPSHESLTHTCLKSFKLHFPLLHFLLESGASYDCSQHGPSCWSGFHIVFDRLCSYLGNCDDCDSAELMQKAEFVLDLMVANSTVVKLPRNFEVNASHCSVHADKVSALHQSLKQLEHSPPTLKHLCRVHIRRRLRPWPIDVKVKALPLPDRLKWYLLLNRTASCSSDEYS from the exons ATGCCATTCCTCCATGGCTTCCGGAGGATTATTTTTGAATATCAGCCTCTTGTAGATGAGATCCTAGGAGCGGTGGGCATACAAGATCCGGAGCAGCCGGAGGTCAGCCAAGCAAGCAACAG cCAACTGGTCGGTGACAACGACAAGTTTGTTACTCTGAATGAATTGCTGGAGAGACATTCCCAGTCTGCGTATTACAAAGAGGGTGTGAGCTACTCGCTGCTGAAGGTGGCTGAGCTGGGCCTGGTGCCTGCGGCAGAGATCCTCCTACAGTACGGCGCCGATCTCATCTTTGAGG ATCCTGTAACCTATTACACAGCTTTGCATATTGCTGTCCTCCGAAACCAGCCAGACATGGTGGAGCTGCTTGTGCAGAGCGGAGCTGACGTTAACAAAAGGGACAGG ATCCATGAGAGCAGCCCTCTGGACTTGGCGAGCGAGGAACCGGAGCGACTTCCATGCTTGCAGAGGTTACTTGATCTCGGAGCCGATGTAAATGCGGCGGATAAAAATG GAAAGACAGCGTTGCTTCATGCGTTGGCCAGCAGCGACGGCGTTCAGATCCACAACACTGAAAACATTCGGCTCCTGCTGGAGGGAG GGGCTGATGTGAAGGCCACCACGAAAGATTATGATACAGTTTTCTCCTGCATCATATTCCTGTTGGGGGAGACTGTAGGCGCGGACAAAGAGGAGGCAAAGCTGATCAATCACTTCTGCTTCCGAGTCAGCCAACTCCTAATGGCCCACGGCGCGGACCCCAGCGACTGTCCATCTCACGAATCCCTCACTCACACGTGCCTCAAGAGTTTCAAGCTCCACTTTCCCCTCCTGCATTTCCTTCTGGAGTCCGGAGCCTCTTATGACTGCTCTCAGCACGGCCCTTCTTGCTGGTCGGGCTTTCACATCGTCTTCGACAGACTGTGCAGTTACCTGGGCAACTGCGACGACTGCGATTCCGCGGAGCTCATGCAGAAAGCAGAATTTGTCTTGGACCTAATGGTGGCAAACTCAACCGTTGTCAAACTGCCCAGGAACTTTGAAGTAAACGCATCTCACTGCAGCGTTCATGCTGACAAAGTGTCTGCTTTGCACCAGTCCCTCAAACAACTGGAGCATTCCCCGCCGACGCTGAAGCACCTGTGCAGGGTCCACATTCGCCGGCGGCTTAGGCCTTGGCCCATCGATGTCAAAGTGAAAGCCTTGCCCCTTCCGGACCGCCTGAAATGGTATCTTCTCCTCAATCGCACTGCCTCCTGTTCCAGCGACGAGTACTCGTGA
- the NTMT1 gene encoding N-terminal Xaa-Pro-Lys N-methyltransferase 1, which translates to MSTELVEDETQFYCKAKKYWKDVPATVDGMLGGYGHISSIDISGSKKFLQRFLRDGPHKMGTSNALDCGSGIGRITKRLLLPVFKTVDMVDITDNFLSKAKNYLGEDAKRIGNFYCSGLQDFSPEPNRYDLIWVQWVIGHLTDDHLVAFLKRCKSGLRPNGIIIIKDNMTQEGSVMDEVDSSICRDMDLVRKLIRQAGLSVLAQEKQENFPDEIYHVYSIAMR; encoded by the exons ATGTCGACCGAACTGGTGGAAGACGAAACTCAGTTTTATTGCAAGGCAAAGAAATATTGGAAAGACGTTCCTGCCACCGTCGATGGAATGCTCGGGGGATACGGGCACATATCCAGCATAGACATCAGCGGCTCCAAAAAGTTTCTCCAAAGGTTCCTTCGT GATGGCCCACACAAGATGGGAACTTCGAATGCTTTGGACTGCGGTTCAGGAATCGGCAGGATCACAAAGCGACTTCTCCTGCCCGTTTTCAAGACGGTGGATATGGTGGACATTACAGACAACTTTCTTAGCAAAGCAAAGAACTACCTTGGCGAAGATGCGAAACGAATTGGAAACTTTTATTGCAGTGGCCTACAGGATTTTAGCCCTGAGCCAAATCGTTATGATCTGATCTGGGTCCAGTGGGTCATCG GCCATTTGACAGATGACCACCTGGTGGCTTTCTTGAAGAGGTGTAAAAGCGGCCTACGTCCAAAtggcatcatcatcatcaaggaTAACATGACCCAAGAAGGTTCCGTCATGGACGAGGTGGACAGCAGCATTTGCAGAGACATGGACCTTGTAAGGAAACTCATCCGACAGGCTGGCCTATCTGTTTTGGCACAAGAGAAACAAGAAAACTTCCCTGATGAAATCTACCATGTCTACTCCATCGCCATGCGATAA